Proteins encoded within one genomic window of Triticum aestivum cultivar Chinese Spring chromosome 2D, IWGSC CS RefSeq v2.1, whole genome shotgun sequence:
- the LOC123048322 gene encoding putative UPF0496 protein 5 — protein sequence MGNRHGIMRPRRLKMARATGEKLGSYEAACSADPELRSFDAALRRRASLAVSAAASGVEVRSMSLGSLREVTGCLVEMNQEVVRVVLASKHDVWGCPELFALVEDYFDASLHTLDFLAALDKALRRARDSQLVLHLALQVQDPAVRPGRVLGALRRFKEAAGGEPFTDEFFAAFQAAYRQQLGMLDRLRRQKRRLDGRLRSLRVWRRVTGVVFATTFAAILVCSVVAAAIAAPPVAAALAAAASLPVGSAGKWVDAMMKRYRDALRGHKDVVGAMQVGTFVAIEDLDSIRALVGRLEVQIGSMVDCAELAERDEEAARLAIEEVKKKLEAFMKCVDDLGQQADKCSRDIRQARTVVLQRIIHPH from the coding sequence ATGGGGAACCGTCATGGCATAATGAGGCCGCGGCGGCTGAAGATGGCGAGAGCGACGGGGGAGAAGCTGGGGTCGTACGAGGCGGCGTGCAGCGCGGACCCGGAGCTGCGGAGCTTCGACGCGGCGCTGCGTCGGCGCGCGAGCCTCGCCGTCTCCGCCGCGGCGTCCGGGGTGGAGGTCCGGTCCATGTCCCTGGGCTCCCTCCGGGAGGTCACCGGCTGCCTGGTGGAGATGAACCAGGAGGTGGTCCGCGTCGTGCTCGCCAGCAAGCACGACGTGTGGGGGTGCCCCGAGCTGTTCGCGCTCGTGGAGGACTACTTCGACGCCAGCCTCCACACCCTCGACTTCCTCGCCGCGCTTGACAAGGCCCTCCGCCGGGCCCGCGACTCGCAGCTCGTCCTGCACCTCGCGCTCCAAGTCCAGGATCCGGCGGTCCGGCCCGGGCGCGTGCTCGGCGCGCTGCGGCGGTTCaaggaggcggccggcggcgagccGTTCACGGACGAGTTCTTCGCCGCGTTCCAGGCTGCGTACCGGCAGCAGCTGGGCATGCTGGACAGGCTGCGGCGGCAGAAGCGCCGCCTGGACGGCCGCCTCCGGTCGCTCCGCGTCTGGCGCCGCGTGACCGGCGTCGTCTTCGCGACCACCTTCGCGGCGATCCTCGTCTGCTCCGTGGTGGCCGCGGCCATCGCGGCTCCGCCCGTGGCGGCCGCGCTGGCGGCCGCGGCGTCGCTGCCCGTGGGCTCCGCCGGGAAGTGGGTGGACGCGATGATGAAACGGTACCGGGACGCGCTCCGGGGGCACAAGGACGTGGTGGGCGCAATGCAGGTCGGCACGTTCGTCGCCATCGAGGACCTGGACAGCATACGCGCGCTCGTCGGCCGGCTCGAGGTCCAGATCGGCTCCATGGTGGACTGCGCGGAGCTGGCGGAGCGCGACGAGGAGGCTGCGAGGTTGGCCATTGAGGAGGTGAAGAAGAAGCTAGAGGCGTTCATGAAATGTGTGGATGACCTGGGGCAGCAGGCGGACAAGTGTAGCCGGGACATCCGGCAGGCCAGGACCGTCGTGCTGCAGAGGATCATTCATCCCCATTAA